The DNA region gtgtgtttgtgaaaaaaaaagcttattcaaaattataattatcAGAATTGTTCAACAAGTCGAGCATAAAAAATTGTAgcgcaaaaaaatttaaaaaaatgtgtacaatTTTCTGGACAAGCGTCACAATCCACCtaattcaaattttgtaaattcaaaattataaaaatgtaataaaaaatctGATAGGAAGAtgtaatagagcaattccatgccaaatagggaatcggttgtacccgaccctctccgatttcaatgaaactttgtagacatgttatccttcgcttatataagccatttttgtgtatatggagccagttccactcgataatgacatttgagaagggcgtaagtgttttaaatatttttgtaattcggaatttaaatatttctgtatttcgaagccgttgcatcgtatcaaaagtggtcaaagacaaacttgtaggaaatttgacgggcttttcgataaaatacactgaaagaaaaaacacccaacttttatgagatttttgatttttaagtttaaaagtcaaatttgaagggagcccacgattttttcgttcaaaatttttgtgaagatagcctaagatgttacaaaagactcacgaaaaatgcaggatggagcaactcacctaaaaaatacaaaaatcatttactgaaactgtttttttgaaaagtgctctaaacgtcaaaattttcaaaaaccgaatacgggaatcgattctccagacaattttacataaaagtatccatattgaccattgtcctaagtccaatccttgtgaagttacagcggttttgaaaataaacatgtagaaaaaataggttttttgatggtttttggcaatttctatataacagacttgatttttcaatctcgtaaatatttttaccggaaagctcgtaaaatttcccataagtttgtctttgaccacatttcaattggatgtatgggcttacagatataagctaatttactatccaggttactatactacactgaaaaaatatgatgttttcaattatgagcaatgtaattagcttatatctgcaagctcatacatccaatttaaatgttgtcaaagacaaacttatgggaaatttgacgagctttctggtaaaaatatttacgagactgaaaaattaagtctgtcatatagaaattgccaaaaaccatcaaaaaacctattttttcaacatttttatttttaaaaccgctgtaactttacaaggattggacttaggacaatggtcaatatggagacttttatgtaaaattgtctggagaatcgattcccgtattcggtttttgaaaattttgacgtttagagcacttttcaaaaaaaacagttttagtaaatgatttttgtatttttttaggtgagttgctccatcctgcatttttcgtgagtctttttgtaacatcttaggctatcttcacacaaattttgaacgaaaaaaaatcgtgggctccccctcaaatttgacttttaaacttaaaaatcaaaaaatctcataaaagttgggtgtttttttctttcagtgtatttttatcgaaaagcccgtcaaatttccaggaagatgctgtgtcctatccctcgcctagaccagaccaaaatccatgataaagctgtcagaccaaatctgtcagaccaagactgtcagaccaaagagcaaaaagtaaacaatcttggtcttcgacgtaggtgcacacaaatcaagaaaagaaaatttgaaaaagaattttattttttcatttcagtgactggttttggactgcaaaattgaatgtacgtcagaaaatTATTAAACCGTGCGGcggcctgtacaccgacaattaaagaagaagttaaaagccttattcttccaatttaattttggatcgcgttttcggtttacacctgaacaatcttgaaattatttatacggatttgtgattcctctctttccatcattcccttgcaaatttcctacaagtttgtctttgaccactttttgatacgatgcaacggcttcgagatacagaaatatttaaattccgaattacaaaaatatttaaaacacttacgcccttctcaaatgtcattatcgtgtggaactggctccatatacacaaaaatggcttatataagcgtaggataacatgtctacaaagtttcattgaaatcggagagggtcgagaaaaaagtacctgaaaaattcctgttttgggctggaattgctcaatactgGATTACGTAATCTCAAattacaaatcaaaaaatcaaatcattttgcattttgttttactttacgcataaaaattacaaaaaatcatgcttagaatttcaaatttttgttttccccTTACCATACCAAAAGCAGGGGGCCAATTAAATCCCATTTTCGCATTATCTACATTTCCCGGCTTTTCTGGAACCTCAAATAATAGGATTTACCTTCCCAAAATATGGCAAATCGAGCACGGTTTATAAAAAAAGTcagcaaaatttctaaaaaaaataacttaaaaaatattgacaatttgacTTCAAGAATGGAAGCAATCATAATTTCCATTCTGAGAGAAAACTATTTGTAAGACATTTAATAACAATTCAAGCAGCTCAATATATTGTTTCCCTTTTATTTTAATAGGAAAAGAAAAGAGAATGGCAAATagtttgaaataacatttttatgaattttgcaaatccaaaaatttttcttgaaaacaaaaacaatttaaataacatcgaaaatctttcaaagtagatttgttcttagagagtttcttgttcgagggaatcgtattgacatgctacaattttgccttccttacctcactgaggcaaggctataaaatcactcgaaaaatgaacttcttatatacacctcctagatataccttcacgtatacctatcgactcagaatcaaattctgaacaaatgtctgtggggatgtgtgtagacatgattttttttccatacgattatctcagaactgactgaaccgattttggccggatccgccatATTCTGTTCGtattggggtcccctaagaccccattaaattttattttgttaagtaaagttttttaaaagttatgctaagaaaaagatttttgtagatacaaaaaagggtgattttttgcataacctcaaaaggccgggtctttttgtttacgtgcgagagtcgcgccagatgcgaaacgcccggttgccatattgcttcaaatgagagtctgcttgttttctggaaaagtctgtatcaggtatatatttttttcataaatttattttcattattactttgtaaatgtgaggaaggtaccacccacctaatggtggattaagaaacgtttttatatagagatttttaaacatttgtgtACTTTTCGAGCAACTCCGACAAACTTATTGAGgttattttggccaaaaacgtacctcaactttagacagatGCAAAAATGACAGAATTTGTACCAGAAACGAGATCTTTTCAGCTAAGACGTCTTAAGATGTTTCCTAcccaacccttttaacagaatttagtatCTTTGAGATAAGTAAAAAATCACAACGTCTCGAgactattttgttgtttttgcaatttcttttttcttcatattttcattaatttacaGGGCGGCCACTagaatcccattttcaaattgccGTTTTTTCGATCATACCGACATTTTCAGAATCTAACAAATAAGCAtttcgtattatttttttttttttttgcaaaatcaaaactttctattaaaagtctAAATCAACCAATGAACAGAATTaataaatacattaaaaaactaTTGTATTgtaaatagagcgtccaatttcccgtcccgggatttcccgaaataaaatatttcccgtttcccaggaaatttgtaaatttcccggcaattcccgaaatttaagtagaagtatacattttcttaactattcggcactaaagttttgaaaatttgcaaagTAAATTTGTGAGAGaacttaatatgatttttttaaattcaatttactgttcatattgaactttCACAACTGGAAATAGATAGTATAGTATCATTTAATGTTTCAAAGcgggttttgcaaaaacaatttgttaaatagtattcgagaaattcaaTATGAAGTTAAATATTAATTAAGCACTGGAGCTACCAAGGTTGTATGAAGATtcaatgagcaactctctacgaaatcggccgatttcgaccattttattttttgtattttttttttatttgacttaaactctgtgggggccttccctatgaccaaataaactattttgtgtgattggttcatccatacaaatcccatacaattttggctgctgtccatacaaaaatggtatgtaaacttttgagtgaattttctgatcaatttggtgtcttcggcaaagttgtaggtattgttaaggacttttgagaaaaaaataggcacacggaaatttttttttgcagatttttttatcaactttttttcactaaattttttaaatcaagactaacattttaaaagggtcaaacattgaatattacgcccatttcaaATGctattcttgatttaaaaaacatcaaaatatttttttcgaaaagatcggaaaatttcacgaatttttcatgcattaacattgaaaatcggaccattatttgctgcgatatggtcattagaaaatggtgggttgttttggtgagattaagaaaacttcaattttcgtgtttctttttcttaaagcggctctatctcagcaacccgaggtccaatcttcaatgtctcttagataattttatagcaaattttctgaacttttcaaaaaaaatatttttagaaatggtcactcatggtcactatttttaaaaatcgaaaaactgcaaatatttcgctaaaatcaaactttcggtggctatatcttgaaaacggagccctttatcaaaaaatctgtaaagtacttttcgattgcaaatttaattttgcataaaaaaataatgtcaaacttgtttttgcatgaaacttcatttttttccaaaaatcactattttttcaaaaattcataactcggcggcagattttttgaccatgtttctctatggctcaaaagttgcggatttttgtcccctaaaacatatcaaaaaatctcgaaaatcaaaaaatacgtattttgggaaattgagttttagtggaaaaaaaaagttgattaaaaaatctgcatttttttttccgtgtacctattttttttctcaaaagtcctcaacaatacctacaactttgctcagaaaatttactcaaaagttacagctgtttgaatatttacataccatttttgtatggacagcagccaaaattgtatggagacttgtatggatgaaccaatcacacaaaatagcatatttggtcatagggaaggcccccacaaagtttgagccaaatcaaaaaatacaaataaaatccatttccgattttggtagagaattgctccaataTAAACAACATGTATATAATTCATGATCTGAAACCAGTAAATTTTGTTCGGGAAAAGTTCTTTGCcaacaacaacatattttgcctttttgttatcattttaattttatgtgtCAAATATgaataactattttttcaaactcaCAAAGGcaaatttgaaagcaattttatgtatgtgtccaaacactttgataaaCTAATAACgcttctaaacaaaaaaaaaatattgatgatcATTTTTTGGTTTGGTACGATTTAGAATACAgcatgtaaaatttgtaaattttgtatattttcttAGAGTTTCTTAGAcaaatttgttgtaaatttcccatttcccgggaattttgtaaccccgggaaattggacgctctgatTGACAATCACAGTAAAATAGAAACttcacaacaattttttttaaacaatgaatcagaaggaaaaattaagCGATCATTTTTGAggaattaagttgaaatttcaaagttaattaaaaatgttggacataataaaactgaattaaaaattttaatcttaattttatgttattttctgtttacaaaaatattgttttatcaaaatatcaaagaaaaataattatatCCGGTTTCAGTCTGTTTATTACCTAGATATAATGGTTGATTTATCAGTTATCactatttcaatgttttgttttcaatgcCAAAgccagttaaataaaaatatttgtttggcgaattcccgacttgagtgaccACCAtgtgaaatataaaatttagttaaataaaaacaaaacaaattatttttgaaagttctAAGTTTTCTGTTGAACaaactttaaacataaaatagaCTTCCAGCGACCTGCGCCCATATACGCACCTGCACCGATTCACCGGGAGACACCTTATCCGAACGGGCTACAAAGCAGCACAGGTGCGCTGTGGCTCCCATATGGGTGATACGTTTGATGTGGTTTTCCCTGTACTTTTAGATCAATTTCCGTCGTCGAGATTAGTAATCCATATCGAGCACTCTTCACTTAATCATGATAACTTAATTTAAGTATGTTTTCTCTCAGCAAACAACACGACTTCTACTCTACAGATACCTCTACAAGGACACTACTGTTCTGTCTACCAACGCGAAATCGATCGATGTGTCCTTTTCTACTACACTTCGGGGTCCTCGTTTCCGTTTCGCGACCACCGTATCCTTTCAACGTTGGCGCGCGACTAACTGTGGTGGCGGGCACCTGACCTGCGAGCCTGCTACGTCCTGAATTGCAGAAGTGCACCCACACAACACCCTACCCTTACCGTTGAGCCTACCAACCGTACCAAATAACAGCAGACAGATAGACGCAAAAATAATAACTTCAATCGGGTCAGCCTGACTGCTACCGGGAATAGCAGCAATACCAGTATGTGGAGGAGGTCCATAATTTAGCAATGTGTAGGGACTTTTTGTCGGTGGGGGTATTCCGATAGGCCAAGCAGTCTCCTGGTTGATTCTAACGATTCTCAACAGACTTTTAAATAAACAGAGGTGGAAGTATTCGTTTCTTTATAGTGAAATTCACAAGTTTGTTATTTTGATCCCTCAACAACGACCATTTGTGTATAGTAGTCAATCAATATCCCTGGCTGCAGGCTGGCTGGTAAACAAATTTTATGTTCTCTACCTTGCGTACTATACCGAGTGATTTACTTTGCAGGGGGACACCGACTTGGGGTTGAGTTTATTTTGGCAACACCCCAATAGTAACCGGTTGAGGCGAACTTTTCATATTAATTGGAATGCCAGCGTGGAGCGAAGTTTGTCGCGTGTAATTGACTTGAAAACCCGACAGTAATTAATCAACTcgattatttaaaattctaaataaaagtattctaaccctttcaggcctgaatctcaaaaaaatagttggaaaatGATTTTAGGGACCAAACGATAATTATAggctagttaaaaaaaattgggtcatatataaggctaccaactgtacggattttttccttaccgtacggattttcaaCTCTTTTCGCGGGTTTTTAACAGGCTAGAATGTTCGTACGGAATTTTcgtacggagtttttttttaaatttggccaAAGCAAAGATTTTAAAGAGATAACTTGGATAGTTTTCCAGAAATTCCTTATTTCAGAGTGGATTATCAATTATTGTTCTTTCCAAATTCTTTACAAAACGTGTTTATTCAATAAAAGATCCAAAGGCTTTATAAAGGCGAAAACTTTGAGActgatattattcgtaaaaagtAACTTGACATTCCGTGAACTTTTAAAGgtttaacccaaaaaaaatgaagatttgattcagcaaatcacggtttattttgggAATATGTTTGAACGTGAAAGTCATAAGCACTTTGATAACAAAGTGGAATTTGTAAGCTGCAAAAACGatacagttttatatttttaattcccaaaatttaaaatttatctaaattattaATCAGTGAAGATATATTCAAGCATGATAGAACATGCTTCTAATTACATTATATGTCCAAATTAATTGCGtacatcaataaaatatcattttcatgaAAGTAAGCTAAACCAGCTAAAAAGATTTGTGAAAAAATCTGGATTCGCGGCCATCGatggacaattttgaaaaattttcttaaaaaactagTTGAAATAGCCTAAAAACTCGCTTGGCTAACCATAAAGCTTACTAGAATACCTTAAAATCCAGCTAAAATAGGTAACAGACTTTCTGAAAACATACAGTAtttgagactgacagcattttgCCAGCttacaaattagtaaaatttactaatgATTTAGCTAGATTTACTATTTTTCGGACCTGGTTCCAGCTATCAgatccaggattttttttaggatttctaactgggtaattctccgccaactcacacagcagttgccccgacccctcttcgatttgcgtgaaactttgtcctaagaggtatcttttgtccctgatcacgaatccgaggtccgttttttgatatctcgtggcggaggggcggtacgaccccttccatttttgaacatgcgaaaaattaggtgtttttcaataatttgctgcctgaaacggtgatgagatagaaatttggtgtcaaagggacttttatgtaaaattagacgcccgatttgatggcgtactcagaattccgaaaaaacgtatttttcatcgaaaaaaacactaaaaaagttttaaaaattctcacattttccgttacttgacagtaaaaaattttggcacatgtcattttatgggaaatttaatgtacttttcgaatctacattgacccagaagggtcattttttcatttagaacaaaatttttcattttaaaatttcgtgttttttctaactttgcagagtttttttttagagtgtaacaatgttctacaaagttgtagagcagacaattacaaaattttaatatatagacataaggggtttgcttataaacatcacgagttatcgcgattttacgaaaaaaaagttttgaaaaagttggtcgtcatcgatcatggccattcatggtcacccgcgacagacacggacgacgaaacaaagagaaacgcaaaaagtaacttaacAATTGAACAtcttgtttttttacttttcatttaaaaactaacttaaccaTTTCCAATCTTGTTGAAAACAGCTTCTAGTGATACTTTGGACACTTTTCTATCATGATCACTACGATTTCAAGCCATTCCGTtctttttatttctaatttataaattaatgattttgcAAGAAacaattttatgttattaatgtcaatccgagttttttttactaatatttttttcaaaatattctaccTCTAATTTCCCTAAacattattttactgaaattcaaGGTTCAAAAAATGCATTGGAGAATCCTTGATCTTTCGGActaaaatctcgattttgcaaAATGGATAGAGTTCAGTTTTTCACATATGGACAGTAATGTTTCTATTCGCCCCAGTTTGACGGAACTGCTGTTGTATGTTTTTTGAGCATAGATTTTTGAGAATTGTATACATCATGGAAAATTTATCAGTCAAATTGCGATCACCTAATTTGAACAAAGTTATTGAAGTAACACGATTATAAAACAAAATCCACCTGTAGCTTGCTGAACCGCGGTCAATGAACTCTACATCCAATCGAATTACAAATTCAgtcgtcttattttgcacaCATGTTTCTTCCAAGCAAACAGAGGCCCAACTGCCTACAGCCAGCATTGATTACCGTCCCCACCCCCGGCAGACAGTGCAGAACTCCAGAAATCGGGGACCCCACCGGCAGTGCAAACCATAGTCGGTACGCATGGTAACGGTCGCGCCATCACGAATCCAGACCCAGTTTGTGGCGGGAAAATGTGGGTCGGGACTTGCCTATTATTCGTCATCCGTCGGTCGTCTCTGCGGGGTTGAGAGAGCGCGGGACTGATTAATGGCCGCGAAGGATGTCATGAACAAAATTATGTCatcaaatttaatgtttaaaaaaacttaatctaGTAACCTGACAACATGATCATTTTTTGGCCTCCGTTTTGAAGTTTAGCGACTGTTTACAACATTTTGTCACGTTTTGACATGCAGAAATTTGCACAAACTGATGACGATTCGTTGCACCGGAAAGAACGACAGTGTACGGATGTTGCGTTTTTAGTTGTACAATTTTGTTTCGTCACAGGAATGGTAggatttaaatcaatattttaatcattttcataacttattttcgCACAGTTTGGCCTAGTGCTAGCATGCCTTCCCAGTACGGACATCTTTCGCACAATCTACGGCTACGACGATTGTGGCAACATCTGCGGCCGAAACAACATCCGTGCAATTGACCTGCCATGTTCGGTGAGATCAAACTAAAAAGGTGGTTAATTCTTTGAACTCACTCTCACTTTCCAGGGCGAAGACATGCGATACAAGCCGTACCTACTCCTCACCGTCACGGCCACTTCCCTGGAACCGCTGCGAAGTTGCGTCGCGGATTGTAACACCAGCGAGGGATAGTAAGTTGCGGTTCTTTCGGCGAGTTGCTGATTTTACAAATGGGATGTTTTTCAGCGAACTGATCTTCAACCGCTGCGTTCGATTCCAGTTGAGGGGACTCGGCCAGGTCCCACCGCCACAGGGTTACCTGGACGAACTGTGGCAAGACGTGGGCAATTTCTGGTTGGAACTGTTCGCCCTCTGCGTGATGGCACTGTTGGGATCGTTCGGGATGTTGGTTCTGCTGTGGTGTGCCACTCGCGTTGTAATACTGGCGATGGTGGCTTCCATTGTCGGAGTTTGCTTTTGCGGAACCGTTTGGCTGTGGTACACGTGGTACCACGCTGACGGAAGAAGCTCTAGCTCGCTGCTGTGGTACGCCGTCGGATCTACGATCGCCACTCTTATCGTGTTTCCGTTGATCACGTTTGTTTGGAAGAAGATCACAATGGTCGTACAGCTAATGGCCGAAGCTGGGGAAGCCATCCGGAGTATGCTGCTAATGTTGTGCATCCCGATTGCGGTTTGATGCGCTCTACCTTTGTTGAAACAAAAACACTTAACGTTGACTTCATTGCAGACCATCACAACCCTACTCGTGACGTTCTTCCTGGCTGCAATCTTTATCCTGGTCATCGAGAGCTCCGGACATGCCAAGCTGATCGACGGCTCTGTCACCTACGAGAAATCAACCTTAGTTCTAATCACCCGCTGGTACCACCTAATAACGCTAGCTTGGTTCCTGCAGTTCGTGTACGGCTGCCAGCACCTCGTCACGGCCGGCGCAACCACGCAGTGGTTCTTCACCCGGGACAAATCCACCCTCAAAGCCCCCGTCCCCCGAAGCTGGTTCGCGCTGATCCGCTACCATCTCGGTACGGTGGCACTTGGCTCGCTCCTGATGTCCTTCATCCAGCTGCTGCAGTGGCTGCAAAGAATCCTCCTTTACACCAGCGGCAAGTCCCAGAAGTTGCAACGCCTTGGCAACGCGTGCCTGTGCTGTGTCGGGTGCTGCCGAGGGCTGCTCGATCCGGTTTGCCGCAATGCGTACAGTTTGACCGCCATGCGAGGGTTGCCGCTTTGCGTGGCCGGGACGGAGGCGGTGCGGCTAATGCGCGTGAACGCTGCCAACGTGGTCGGTGTGATGCCGACCGAAAGTGTGGTTCTGCTGCTGGCGAAAGTTTTCGTGGTGGCGCTGGTTGGGTACACGGGGCTGGAGTTGGCGAACAGGAGGGCGGAGCTGTACCATCCTTACGTGATGGCCGGTGCAGCGTGTGCGCTTTGCTTCCTGATCGCGGACTGTTTTCTGCTGTTGTATGAGGTAAGCGGGTTCAGTGTTTATTAGAATGATCTGCAACTATTTCTACTAAGAATCTTCTTAACATCTGAAGAGTTTTTCAAAcacacgattatccgaaggcctccgaaaaatttcactttggataatcgaaaaaaaaatggaagaattCAAGTAGGGTAACCACTCAGTTCCCAATATAAAATTGCCGAAACTCAATTAATAgacatttcttatctaaagaattatttcaaataaaaaaaaactctttataaaaaagtcaatatcaactcttgaaaaatttaaatgaattcagAAAATATCAAActattgaaatgtttaaaaaaaacaaaaaaaaaaaatacctaaaaatacttgaaaaattaACCACTCTAAAACcactaaataaatttaattcgtTGCAACTGGAAATGGCAAAATATTTAAGATAACTGAATTTATgcttattttattgaatttcaaatcagaataaaaaaagctaggaatttgtttatttttttaataggatccttttttatttttgtaaattcccatctgctcccaacgagaaagttctggactcattgaatgaattaatgaaaaaacttcaagctcacggcggggtccttaggattggtaagcaaaatgctttccacttaaccgtggagcattggtagcttgaggaggaattagactggtatagttgaatccaagaatcggacaaagagtcaaattgaatgcaagttgaacatcagaactcaaacaagattgcaagcgcagttgaaattgaatctaaaaatacacgaagaattcgaacaacaatagGGGGAtagcgtcgctatttttagaccacgttttccactttttctcatcgaaaccgactaccttatcgacttcattttgctgggcgagataggacgccgtctatttttagacgatgactcagcacttttccactcttgcgcttaaaaaaaccaggtggcagcacgatgtaacgccacgtccctatgccaaaggtcgttaccactcgcctaggatggctcctcagaccat from Culex quinquefasciatus strain JHB chromosome 3, VPISU_Cqui_1.0_pri_paternal, whole genome shotgun sequence includes:
- the LOC6035023 gene encoding choline transporter-like protein 3 isoform X2; translation: MTIRCTGKNDSFGLVLACLPSTDIFRTIYGYDDCGNICGRNNIRAIDLPCSGEDMRYKPYLLLTVTATSLEPLRSCVADCNTSEGYELIFNRCVRFQLRGLGQVPPPQGYLDELWQDVGNFWLELFALCVMALLGSFGMLVLLWCATRVVILAMVASIVGVCFCGTVWLWYTWYHADGRSSSSLLWYAVGSTIATLIVFPLITFVWKKITMVVQLMAEAGEAIRSMLLMLCIPIATITTLLVTFFLAAIFILVIESSGHAKLIDGSVTYEKSTLVLITRWYHLITLAWFLQFVYGCQHLVTAGATTQWFFTRDKSTLKAPVPRSWFALIRYHLGTVALGSLLMSFIQLLQWLQRILLYTSGKSQKLQRLGNACLCCVGCCRGLLDPVCRNAYSLTAMRGLPLCVAGTEAVRLMRVNAANVVGVMPTESVVLLLAKVFVVALVGYTGLELANRRAELYHPYVMAGAACALCFLIADCFLLLYEVTTDTIFLCICKDSEVNDGTSSRPYYMSARLESFVQRGQPDKMDAEQPSGSPR
- the LOC6035023 gene encoding choline transporter-like protein 1 isoform X1, whose translation is MQKFAQTDDDSLHRKERQCTDVAFLVVQFCFVTGMFGLVLACLPSTDIFRTIYGYDDCGNICGRNNIRAIDLPCSGEDMRYKPYLLLTVTATSLEPLRSCVADCNTSEGYELIFNRCVRFQLRGLGQVPPPQGYLDELWQDVGNFWLELFALCVMALLGSFGMLVLLWCATRVVILAMVASIVGVCFCGTVWLWYTWYHADGRSSSSLLWYAVGSTIATLIVFPLITFVWKKITMVVQLMAEAGEAIRSMLLMLCIPIATITTLLVTFFLAAIFILVIESSGHAKLIDGSVTYEKSTLVLITRWYHLITLAWFLQFVYGCQHLVTAGATTQWFFTRDKSTLKAPVPRSWFALIRYHLGTVALGSLLMSFIQLLQWLQRILLYTSGKSQKLQRLGNACLCCVGCCRGLLDPVCRNAYSLTAMRGLPLCVAGTEAVRLMRVNAANVVGVMPTESVVLLLAKVFVVALVGYTGLELANRRAELYHPYVMAGAACALCFLIADCFLLLYEVTTDTIFLCICKDSEVNDGTSSRPYYMSARLESFVQRGQPDKMDAEQPSGSPR